The proteins below are encoded in one region of Homo sapiens chromosome 2, GRCh38.p14 Primary Assembly:
- the OR6B3 gene encoding olfactory receptor 6B3: protein MSGENVTRVGTFILVGFPTAPGLQYLLFLLFLLTYLFVLVENLAIILTVWSSTSLHRPMYYFLSSMSFLEIWYVSDITPKMLEGFLLQQKRISFVGCMTQLYFFSSLVCTECVLLASMAYDRYVAICHPLRYHVLVTPGLCLQLVGFSFVSGFTISMIKVCFISSVTFCGSNVLNHFFCDISPILKLACTDFSTAELVDFILAFIILVFPLLATMLSYAHITLAVLRIPSATGCWRAFFTCASHLTVVTVFYTALLFMYVRPQAIDSRSSNKLISVLYTVITPILNPLIYCLRNKEFKNALKKAFGLTSCAVEGRLSSLLELHLQIHSQPL from the coding sequence ATGAGTGGGGAGAATGTCACCAGGGTCGGCACCTTCATCCTGGTGGGCTTCCCCACGGCCCCAGGGCTGCAGtacctgctcttcctcctcttcctgctcaCCTACCTCTTTGTCCTGGTGGAGAACCTGGCCATCATCCTCACCGTCTGGAGCAGCACCTCCCTCCACAGGCCCATGTACTACTTTCTGAGCTCCATGTCTTTCCTAGAGATCTGGTACGTGTCTGACATCACCCCCAAGATGCTGGAGGGCTTCCTCCTCCAGCAGAAACGCATCTCTTTCGTCGGGTGCATGACGCAGCTCTACTTCTTCAGCTCCCTGGTGTGCACCGAGTGTGTGCTTCTGGCCTCCATGGCCTACGACCGCTACGTGGCCATCTGCCACCCGCTGCGCTACCACGTCCTTGTGACCCCGGGGCTGTGCCTCCAGCTGGTGGGCTTCTCCTTTGTGAGTGGCTTCACCATCTCCATGATCAAGGTCTGTTTTATCTCCAGCGTCACGTTCTGTGGCTCCAACGTCTTGAACCACTTCTTCTGTGACATTTCCCCCATCCTCAAGCTGGCCTGCACGGACTTCTCCACTGCAGAGCTGGTGGATTTCATTCTGGCCTTCATCATCCTGGTGTTTCCACTCCTGGCCACCATGCTGTCATATGCGCACATCACCCTGGCTGTCCTGCGCATCCCCTCGGCCACCGGCTGCTGGAGAGCCTTCTTCACCTGCGCCTCTCACCTCACCGTGGTCACCGTCTTCTATACAGCCTTGCTTTTCATGTATGTCCGGCCCCAGGCCATTGATTCCCGGAGCTCCAACAAGCTCATCTCTGTTTTGTACACAGTTATCACCCCCATCTTGAACCCCTTGATATACTGCCTGAGGAATAAGGAATTTAAGAATGCCTTGAAAAAAGCCTTCGGCTTGACGAGCTGCGCCGTAGAGGGGAGGCTTTCTAGTCTTCTGGAACTTCATCTCCAAATACACAGCCAGCCTCTCTGA